A window from Neodiprion fabricii isolate iyNeoFabr1 chromosome 2, iyNeoFabr1.1, whole genome shotgun sequence encodes these proteins:
- the LOC124176904 gene encoding uncharacterized protein LOC124176904 isoform X2 has product MENNANTSVKHQKRGPQSFKQAEEVGLIGSRIWTQPELTILLHEYKKREFLYDMKNVNYRNKFAREQALKEIADILCKVRPQTTAMDVKLKFNILRTQYHAELSKEKKCAESGKFHLSTLWFMDHIKFVRGHNRREIYGRRENESSSDNKSFEQLPQVNYEDQASLSEDCFVENDEKYDEFEDKEASNAEDPLSTLKKRPTPSDVKTEMVFLDTESEMTSDFLDDKEDEDDGSSLPVISSATSTLHQKRSGTTGEEGENPRKAESSNEAAKESSVRTSEEDLFGQIVAKKLKKITNPRKRADAELKIFSILHSAFIDELDT; this is encoded by the exons ATGGAGAACAACGCTAACACGAGCGTAAAACACCAGAAAAGAGGTCCGCAGTCATTTAAGCAGGCGGAAGAAGTCGGACTTATCGGCAGCAG AATCTGGACCCAACCGGAACTGACGATACTGTTGCACGAGTACAAGAAACGAGAATTTCTATACGACATGAAGAACGTGAACTACCGCAATAAGTTCGCGCGTGAACAGGCGCTCAAGGAAATTGCGGATATTTTGTGCAAAGTAAGGCCACAAACAACCGCGATGGACGTCAAactgaaattcaatattttgagaaCTCAGTATCACGCCGAGTTgtcgaaagagaaaaaatgcgCCGAAAGTGGAAAG tttcaCTTGTCAACCCTTTGGTTCATGGATCACATAAAATTTGTGAGAGGTCATAATCGTCGTGAAATATACGGCAGGCGTGAAAACGAATCGTCGTCGGACAACAAAAGTTTTGAG CAACTGCCTCAGGTCAATTACGAGGATCAGGCCAGTCTGTCCGAAGATTGCTTCGTGGAAAATGACGAGAAGTACGATGAGTTTGAGGACAAGGAGGCCAGCAACGCGGAGGATCCGTTGTCCACGTTAAAAAAACGGCCAACACCGTCGGATGTGAAAACGGAAATGGTGTTTCTGGACACGGAAAGCGAGATGACGTCCGATTTTCTCGACgacaaggaggacgaggacgacggATCTAGTCTGCCGGTTATCAGCTCGGCGACGTCGACCTTGCACCAAAAGAGAAGCGGAACAACTGGCGAGGAAGGCGAAAATCCCCGGAAGGCCGAAAGCTCGAACGAAGCCGCCAAGGAAAGTTCGGTTCGAACTTCCGAGGAGGATCTATTCGGGCAAATTgttgcgaaaaaattaaagaagataACCAACCCGAGAAAACGCGCCGATGcggaactaaaaatatttagcatTTTACACTCGGCTTTCATCGACGAGCTCGatacgtga
- the LOC124176904 gene encoding uncharacterized protein LOC124176904 isoform X1, with amino-acid sequence MYLKHPIHLYLSHQVLTQTMENNANTSVKHQKRGPQSFKQAEEVGLIGSRIWTQPELTILLHEYKKREFLYDMKNVNYRNKFAREQALKEIADILCKVRPQTTAMDVKLKFNILRTQYHAELSKEKKCAESGKFHLSTLWFMDHIKFVRGHNRREIYGRRENESSSDNKSFEQLPQVNYEDQASLSEDCFVENDEKYDEFEDKEASNAEDPLSTLKKRPTPSDVKTEMVFLDTESEMTSDFLDDKEDEDDGSSLPVISSATSTLHQKRSGTTGEEGENPRKAESSNEAAKESSVRTSEEDLFGQIVAKKLKKITNPRKRADAELKIFSILHSAFIDELDT; translated from the exons acAAACGATGGAGAACAACGCTAACACGAGCGTAAAACACCAGAAAAGAGGTCCGCAGTCATTTAAGCAGGCGGAAGAAGTCGGACTTATCGGCAGCAG AATCTGGACCCAACCGGAACTGACGATACTGTTGCACGAGTACAAGAAACGAGAATTTCTATACGACATGAAGAACGTGAACTACCGCAATAAGTTCGCGCGTGAACAGGCGCTCAAGGAAATTGCGGATATTTTGTGCAAAGTAAGGCCACAAACAACCGCGATGGACGTCAAactgaaattcaatattttgagaaCTCAGTATCACGCCGAGTTgtcgaaagagaaaaaatgcgCCGAAAGTGGAAAG tttcaCTTGTCAACCCTTTGGTTCATGGATCACATAAAATTTGTGAGAGGTCATAATCGTCGTGAAATATACGGCAGGCGTGAAAACGAATCGTCGTCGGACAACAAAAGTTTTGAG CAACTGCCTCAGGTCAATTACGAGGATCAGGCCAGTCTGTCCGAAGATTGCTTCGTGGAAAATGACGAGAAGTACGATGAGTTTGAGGACAAGGAGGCCAGCAACGCGGAGGATCCGTTGTCCACGTTAAAAAAACGGCCAACACCGTCGGATGTGAAAACGGAAATGGTGTTTCTGGACACGGAAAGCGAGATGACGTCCGATTTTCTCGACgacaaggaggacgaggacgacggATCTAGTCTGCCGGTTATCAGCTCGGCGACGTCGACCTTGCACCAAAAGAGAAGCGGAACAACTGGCGAGGAAGGCGAAAATCCCCGGAAGGCCGAAAGCTCGAACGAAGCCGCCAAGGAAAGTTCGGTTCGAACTTCCGAGGAGGATCTATTCGGGCAAATTgttgcgaaaaaattaaagaagataACCAACCCGAGAAAACGCGCCGATGcggaactaaaaatatttagcatTTTACACTCGGCTTTCATCGACGAGCTCGatacgtga